The following nucleotide sequence is from Bacteroidales bacterium.
CAGGCAGAGGAATATTATGCCATACCCCGCGGCATTTACCGTTACCTTGCCGGGAAGGATGCTGAGGGGGCAGCATTCAGCGGAACAGGTGACTACGATATAAAAGACCGATATTCTGCTTCGGACGATATGTATCATGAAGGGCATTCCATCAACGCTTTTCTCGGTTGGGAAGTGAACCCTTCCCTGAAATTGGGAATGAAAGCAGGAAGATTTATTTTCGGCCGTGAGGGCAGCCTGGGCAGCGAGAATCTCTGGAATCAGCGTATTGACTACCATTCTTACTGGAAATCATATAAAGACCGAATGCAGGACTATGGACACTGGGATTTTTCGCTGGGTCTGGATTATTCCTTTGATAAGGAAAACAGCCTGGGGTTTTACCTGGGACTGGTTACCGGAAATGTGCAGCAGGATAAAAACCAGGATGATGAGTCTGTATCAAAAAACGGAGAAAGAGGTAGCTCCAACTGGAGCGAGTATGAAAGCTGGTACACGTCTGATCAGAAATGGGACCACCATGGCAATACCATCTATGCAGGCCTGCAATGGAATAGAAACATCAGGGAAGATTTAATTTTCAGTACCTTACCGGTTAAATTCTTGCTTTTTTGGCAAAACTTGCCCGGTAAGGTACTATGGCAAAATTTATGAGGCATTTTCAAAAATAAAAATAATTGAAAAAGATCATGACCTTTATATAATTATGCCTCATAAATTTTGCTTGCTAATTTGGAAAAGCCAAAACGGAAACACATTAAATTCCTTGAAAGCATCCTGTTTGGTTTTGGCTTGTCCAAATTAGGTTGATGTATAATTATTCCCGTTTGTTCCAGGATCTGGATCTCAATTCATCCATAGAAAGCGAATCGGAAAATGAATACCATTATGAAAGCACCGACTATCTGCGTGAAAGTGAAGGCTATTCAGATATGCACGATTTCCGAAACGGAGGGGGTGACAGAACCATAAGCAAACATACGGTAAAATCGGCCATGAACTGGGACATACTGGATAACCAAAGCCTCCATGTGGGAATCATACTGGGGCAGCGCAAGCAATCCACCAAAACATCAGAAAAGGTGGATGCCTTTTCGGAAACCTACAGGTATTATCACAGAATAAGGGAGGAAGAGGAGTACACATCGGAATATTATTATAAAACCGTTGAAGATAAAACCATCCGTTGGAATTTCGATTCAAGGCAGCGTACCATTCAGATTCCGGTCATTTATGAATACGACATCAGCAAAAGTTTTGACCTGCTGGCAGGGATAAACCGTACCATGAATTTCTGGAAGATTGAAAATTCAACACTTGTTGTTGGTTCAAAATTATTTTGAATCAATCTAAATAAAATGTAATTTTGGGGATTCTGTTTGTAGTATAATAAAGGGATCAATCATACATATAAGGACGATTTCTGTTATGTGTCGTTATACGGAATGGTGTGCAGGGGTTGGTCATAATTAGAAGTATTTGAAAAATGCAGGCAAAATCTCTATGAAAAAATCTTTGGTTAAGATGAAACCGGGGGAAACGGGTACAATAACGGAAATTGAAGGAGGTATCGGAGTCCGGCATCATCTGGATTCATTGGGCATCAGAATAAATAAAAAAGTTGAAAAGGTGAGTCAGGTACTGATGAAGGGGCCGGTGACCATTAAGGTTGATAACTCAAAAATTGCCATTGGACGGGGAATGGCATCCAAAATATATGTGAACGCCGATTCGAAAGACGCTCAATAATGAGGATATTGCTTGCAGGAAATCCGAATGTGGGTAAGAGTGTTGTTTTTTCCCGGTTAACGGGCGCAAAGGTTATTGCTTCCAATTATCCGGGAACAACGGTTACCCTGACAAAAGGATTTATGCATTATGTAGATGAAACTGCCGAGATAATTGATCTGCCCGGCACCTACTCTTTACATGGCTCGGGAACGGATGAAAAGGTGGCGGTGGATATGATCTCGGAAATGACCGGGGATGATGTGCTGGTGAATGTACTTGATGCTACCAAT
It contains:
- a CDS encoding ferrous iron transport protein A — translated: MKKSLVKMKPGETGTITEIEGGIGVRHHLDSLGIRINKKVEKVSQVLMKGPVTIKVDNSKIAIGRGMASKIYVNADSKDAQ